In Oryza brachyantha chromosome 2, ObraRS2, whole genome shotgun sequence, a single window of DNA contains:
- the LOC102722550 gene encoding mitochondrial carrier protein CoAc2 encodes MEAREGGGVGGGLPLAVRELVAGGVAGGVAKTAVAPLERVKILFQTRRAEFRGSGLIGSFRTIYRTEGLLGFYRGNGASVARIVPYAALHYMAYEEYRRWIILAFPNVEQGPTLDLVAGSIAGGTAVICTYPLDLVRTKLAYQVKGAERLSLRESKPSEQVYKGILDCVKTIYRQNGLRGLYRGMAPSLYGIFPYSGLKFYFYEKMKTHVPEEHRKDIMAKLGCGSVAGLLGQTITYPLDVVRRQMQVQAFSSSNLLKGKGTFGSLAMIAKHQGWRQLFSGLSINYLKVVPSVAIGFTVYDSMKVWLKVPSREEAAVAVLTEERSNTAPAHSS; translated from the exons ATGGAggcgcgggagggaggaggcgtcgGCGGGGGCCTGCCGCTCGCCGTGCGggagctcgtcgccggcggggtgGCGGGGGGAGTCGCCAAgaccgccgtcgcgccgctggAGCGCGTCAAGATCCTCTTCCAG ACTAGAAGAGCAGAATTTCGTGGTTCTGGATTAATTGGATCATTTCGAACAATCTATCGAACAGAAGGACTTTTAGGGTTTTACAG GGGAAATGGAGCCAGTGTTGCTCGGATTGTTCCTTATGCAGCTTTGCATTATATGGCCTATGAAGAATATCGGCGATGGATTATTCTTGCTTTTCCTAATGTTGAACAAGGTCCTACTCTTGATCTAGTGGCTGGATCAATAGCTGGAGGAACAGCAGTCATATGCACATACCCTCTTGATCTAGTTCGCACAAAGTTGGCCTATCAG GTTAAAGGTGCAGAGAGACTTAGTTTAAGAGAATCTAAGCCTTCTGAACAGGTTTACAAAGGGATCCTTGATTGCGTCAAAACAATATACAGACAAAATGGGTTAAGAGGACTATATCGTGGCATGG CTCCATCGCTATATGGAATCTTCCCTTACTCTGGTCTCAAATTCTACTTTTACGAGAAGATGAAGACTCATGTACCTGAAGAGCACAGAAAAGATATTATGGCAAAACTTGGCTGTGGATCTGTGGCTGGTTTGTTAGGGCAGACAATAACATATCCCCTTGATGTTGTTAGGCGGCAAATGCAG GTACAGGCCTTTTCATCATCCAACCTactaaaaggaaaaggaaCATTTGGAAGCCTTGCTATGATAGCAAAACATCAAGGTTGGCGGCAACTGTTCTCAGGACTATCTATCAACTATTTGAAG GTGGTTCCATCAGTAGCCATAGGGTTTACTGTTTATGACTCGATGAAGGTTTGGCTTAAAGTTCCATCGAGAGAAGAAGCAGCTGTTGCTGTGCTGACAGAAGAAAGAAGTAACACCGCCCCTGCTCACTCCAGTTAG
- the LOC102722272 gene encoding inorganic pyrophosphatase 2-like codes for MAASDGVGNGAVVVVFDFDKTIIDCDSDNWVVDALGATGRFDELLRRLPWNSAIDAMMGELHAEGRTVEEVAACLRAAPLSPRVAAAVETAHALGCELRVLSDANAFFVGAVLEHHGLAGYFSAVDTNPAFVDGDGRLRILPYHDFHAPAAGHGCTLPTCPPNMCKGKVMERIVDEISCGGGGGKPAARRRRVVYLGDGRGDYCPSLKLTERDYVMPRKGYPVWDLIAGDRDAVRGDVREWADFDDLEAVLLGIVAECLTSEQEEDDDDDDGEAAPAPAPADQCRALQPTLASGQDQAILPKAVHVPN; via the exons ATggcggcgagcgacggcgtTGGCAATGGCGCGGTTGTGGTGGTGTTCGACTTCGACAAGACGATCATCGACTGCGACAGCGACAACTGGGTCGTCGACGCGCTCGGCGCCACCGGCCGCTTcgacgagctcctccgccgcctcccctgGAACTCCGCCATC GACGCCATGATGGGGGAGCTGCACGCGGAGGGGAGGACCGTGGAGGAGGTCGCGGCGTGCCTCAGGGcggcgccgctgtcgccgcgcgtcgcggcggccgtggaGACGGCGCACGCGCTCGGGTGCGAGCTCAGGGTGCTCAGCGACGCCAACGCCTTCTTCGTCGGCGCTGTCCTCGAGCACCACGGCCTCGCCGGCTACTTCTCGGCGGTCGACACCAACCCGGCcttcgtcgacggcgacggccgcctGAGGATCCTCCCCTACCACGACTTCcacgcccccgccgccggccatggctGTACGCTCCCCACCTGCCCTCCCAACATGTGCAAG GGCAAGGTGATGGAGAGGATCGTCGACGAAATCTcgtgcggcggtggaggcggcaagccggcggcgaggaggaggagggtggtgTACCTCGGCGACGGGAGAGGCGACTACTGCCCGTCGCTGAAGCTGACGGAGAGGGACTACGTGATGCCGAGGAAGGGCTACCCGGTGTGGGACCTCATCGCCGGCGACCGCGACGCCGTCCGGGGCGACGTCCGCGAGTGGGCCGACTTCGACGACCTCGAGGCCGTGCTGCTCGGCATCGTAGCCGAGTGCCTGACGTCGGaacaggaggaggacgacgacgacgacgatggcgaggctgcgccggcgccggcgcctgcGGATCAGTGCCGTGCCCTGCAGCCGACGTTGGCTTCTGGCCAGGATCAGGCGATCCTCCCTAAGGCAGTTCATGTGCCTAATTAA